The Miscanthus floridulus cultivar M001 chromosome 7, ASM1932011v1, whole genome shotgun sequence genome includes a region encoding these proteins:
- the LOC136467736 gene encoding auxin efflux carrier component 1a-like, with translation MITATDFYHVMTAVVPLYVAMILAYGSVRWWRIFSPDQCSGINRFVALFAVPLLSFHFISTNNPYTMNLRFIAADTLQKLMVLAMLTAWSHLSRRGSLEWTITLFSLSTLPNTLVMGIPLLKGMYGDFSGSLMVQIVVLQCIIWYTLMLFMFEYRGARLLITEQFPDNAGAIASIVVDPDVVSLDGRRDAIETEAEVREDGKIHVTVRRSNASRSDIYSRRSMGFSSTTPRPSNLTNAEIYSLQSSRNPTPRGSSFNHNDFYSMVGRSSNFGAADAFGIRTGATPRPSNYEDDASKPAKYPLPVVNAAPVPGAVGHYPAPNPAVAAAPKKKAATNGQAKSEDLHMFVWSSSASPVSDVFGGGAPDYNDAAAVKSPRKMDGGGAKDRDDYVERDEFSFGNRGAMDRDAEAGDEKAAAAAAAGGDPSAVAAPTAMPPTSVMTRLILIMVWRKLIRNPNTYSSLIGVIWSLVCFRWNFQMPAIVLKSISILSDAGLGMAMFSLGLFMALQPRIIACGNKVATFAMAVRFLTGPAVMAAASFAVGLRGTLLHVAIVQAALPQGIVPFVFAKEYNVHPDILSTAVIFGMLIALPITLVYYILLGL, from the exons ATGATTACGGCGACGGACTTCTACCACGTCATGACGGCCGTGGTGCCGCTGTACGTGGCGATGATCCTGGCGTACGGGTCGGTGCGGTGGTGGCGCATCTTCTCCCCCGACCAGTGCTCCGGGATCAACCGCTTCGTCGCGCTCTTCGCCGTGCCGCTGCTGTCCTTCCACTTCATCTCCACCAACAACCCCTACACCATGAACCTGCGCTTCATCGCTGCCGACACGCTGCAGAAGCTCATGGTGCTGGCCATGCTCACCGCGTGGAGCCACCTCAGCCGCCGGGGCAGCCTGGAGTGGACCATCACGCTCTTCTCGCTCTCCACGCTGCCCAACACGCTGGTCATGGGCATCCCGCTGCTCAAGGGCATGTACGGCGACTTCTCCGGCAGCCTCATGGTGCAGATCGTCGTGCTCCAGTGCATCATCTGGTACACGCTCATGCTCTTCATGTTCGAGTACCGCGGCGCGCGGCTGCTCATCACGGAGCAGTTCCCGGACAACGCGGGCGCCATCGCCTCCATCGTCGTCGACCCGGACGTCGTCTCCCTCGACGGCCGGAGGGACGCCATCGAGACGGAGGCCGAGGTCAGGGAGGACGGCAAGATACACGTCACCGTGCGCCGCTCCAACGCGTCGCGCTCCGACATCTACTCGCGACGCTCCATGGGATTCTCCAGCACCACGCCGCGGCCCAGCAACCTGACCAACGCCGAGATCTACTCGCTGCAGTCGTCGCGGAACCCGACGCCCCGGGGCTCCAGCTTCAACCACAACGACTTCTACTCCATGGTCGGCCGCAGCTCCAACTTCGGCGCGGCCGACGCGTTCGGCATCCGCACGGGCGCCACGCCGCGGCCGTCCAACTACGAGGACGACGCGTCCAAGCCCGCCAAGTACCCGCTCCCCGTGGTGAATGCGGCGCCCGTTCCCGGGGCGGTGGGACACTACCCCGCGCCCAACCCGGCGGTGGCCGCGGCGCCCAAGAAGAAGGCGGCCACCAACGGGCAGGCCAAGAGCGAGGACCTCCACATGTTCGTCTGGAGCTCCAGCGCGTCGCCCGTGTCGGACGTCTTCGGCGGCGGCGCGCCGGACTACAACGACGCCGCGGCCGTCAAGTCCCCCCGCAAAA TGGACGGCGGCGGAGCCAAGGACAGGGACGACTACGTGGAGCGCGACGAGTTCAGCTTCGGGAACAGGGGCGCGATGGACAGGGACGCGGAGGCAGGGGACGagaaggccgcggcggcggcggcggcgggcggggaCCCCAGCGCGGTGGCCGCGCCGACAGCGATGCCGCCGACGAGCGTGATGACCCGTCTCATCCTGATCATGGTGTGGCGCAAGCTCATCCGCAACCCAAACACCTACTCCAGCCTCATCGGCGTCATCTGGTCGCTCGTCTGCTTCAG GTGGAACTTCCAGATGCCGGCCATCGTCCTGAAATCCATCTCCATCCTGTCGGACGCGGGGCTCGGAATGGCCATGTTCAGTCTCG GGCTGTTCATGGCGCTGCAGCCCCGGATCATCGCGTGCGGCAACAAGGTGGCGACGTTCGCCATGGCGGTGCGCTTCCTGACCGGTCCGGCCGTTATGGCGGCCGCGTCCTTCGCCGTGGGCCTCCGCGGCACGCTTCTGCACGTCGCCATCGTCCAG GCAGCTCTGCCCCAGGGCATTGTCCCCTTCGTCTTCGCAAAGGAGTACAACGTGCACCCTGACATTCTCAGCACCGC AGTCATTTTTGGCATGCTCATCGCCCTGCCGATCACGCTCGTCTACTACATCCTGCTCGGCCTGTGA